The genomic region ttaatacaATGGGATCAATTTTCAATTGCCCTTTTCAATCAAAGTTAGGCCAAaacaattagaaaattaaaaagagtaGCAACTACCAGTTGagttttgaagattttggtTCTAAAGATAGTCAAAGTTCCTTTTGACAAAGGGaactccttttctttttttacctGCCATTTTTGTTTGACTTGCTTATGCaatcattataaaaaaaaatcaacaaaatggatttttcaacaagaaattcatgaatgatttaattaaaaaaaatgcgATTTGATCtcatcaaaatattacattaatatttatatattttataaataaatttaaattttattatttaaataatagttcAAGCTATATTGAATAGCTATCAAGATCTCAAATCAAGGctatataaatattaacaacGGATTCAGTAATAACTCACTtcacatatttattattatagcaatgaaaatatataacgtgtattcaaacatatatttttcctttgatttaaaaattagagaaaaattaCAAGTAGAGTATAGAAACATATTTATAGAATTTGAGCAACTTTCGAAAGAAACAATAAATTCCAATTAGAGTTATCCATGGGTCGGGTCAGATTGAgctctaataaaattttaggcccgacccaaaaaaatgggcttaaatttTTGCCTAAGCTCGACCCatctgtatttttttttttactttgtcattttttatataaaaaatttaaatatatataatacaccaaatacactaaaaatattaaaataaatgtttcttaataaattaaaaataaattttaaaaaagtatttatacttaaataacactgagataagtgcaacttaacaagcaaatgcctctaaaatagtaacaaaattaacaataaaacaagtgttatacaatatctaaacattaacaacaaaatagtaataacATAATAGTGAGAAGGTAGCCAAAAATGGCAAAAAGTGGAAAAACAGcagcaaaacatggaaaaaataacataaattttttattgcaaTTTCGGGTCGGGCCAGGTTCAGGCCCAAATATCTTACCCAATACCCGATCCATTTTATAAACGAGcctttttttttgcccaaacccattttcgaccttatatttttgtccaaatcctTCTATTATTTCAACATATTGAATGACCCAATCCATGGACAACTCTAAAATTCGTTTAATTAAGgtttggaaaaataataaagtgtACAATATTAATGCGTTTTCTCCAATTGAGCTCGTTTAATTAGCTAATAAAACTCATTTATTGAGCTCTAAAGCTAGAAGCTTGCTTTGCTACCTTTCCAAAACCTTGGTTAATTGCATATACATTACTAAcctatcattttcattttaaattcatctttaaatttaaaaccttctaattacatttaaatatattaatcatgtcatttcattattaaaattatttatttaacgacacataaaattttatataactaaatttaaaataaaaataaagtaataaaattaaaaaaactaaaaataaaatgaaattggaaaaaaaaacaataaagttTATGTAAAAGTTTCAATAACGTCAAATCTAATACTTTTAAAACatctatttttacaatattcattttttaaattaaaaattaggatAAAGCATATACAAtttgtcacccaactattagcgtgttattgttttattcactgtactaaaaaattttattttagtcaccctctgttaaattattaacaaaaataatttcatggcctttttaattagtataattGTATATGTAGTTTTCaatacttaaatattttatcaatttaatcttaaaaattttagattttttcctttacatttttcaatttgttttatcACTTTTAGGTGAACCCAAATTTAAATGTTTGGGCTGGTTTATGAAGAATTTGGGCTAAAAAGGAAGGGTTTTTTTGTTGGGCTAGGAATTTTTAacccaaaacaaataaaaattgatcCTTTTAATTGTTCATCGGGTTTGCAGTTCACGGTTCAATCCGATTTTCGATTCAAAcaatttttctcttatttcgAGCTGGTGCATTACTTAATTCTCGACtcaatcaattaatttagtttcaaaaatatttatttttgaattatgttcttataaatttatatttttaatgcaaaGGTTTTACTCTGATGAATTGTGAATTCGAAAAGAATATcgaaaatgaaggaagaaaaaaatagaacctTTTAACAACTAGAAATACCATGAACTTTAAGGAAGATGATTAAGGAAAGAAGAACTTGACAATCAAAATGTCATGTGACAATATAGGATTGATTCACTTGACATGTCAAGTGATATTAGATTTTAGCTGAGTTTGACATTAGAGAAAtgtatcatattaaaatataagcTTAAGAATGTAAAaccacaaattttttaaaagagttttaaatcaattgggtacttgaactttcaaaatatataaaaggtcATTTGACCGTTAAAGTTAATCGCCtctaattttttagttaaagccACTACAtgtcataaattttttttacaattttataattttaaatattttatattaaaatttaataaatttttaaaattttattgatttttatttttataattttttgccacatgtcatGCTGTGGCTATGACACAAAGTGGTtttaactagaaaaataaaagcagtTAACTTTAACAGTCATCTATTAAAGTTAACAATCAAAATGtctttttatacattttgacagttcaagtatccaattgaatgcaaaaaaaaaatcatattattttatttgaaaaatttgagGGTTTTGTACACTTTAagcctaaaatataaaattaaagtttaaatacgAAAGCTATTAAGGTAGATTATTTTTACTTTGAccactcttaatttttttttgttaattcgGTTTAAAAAGATTAATGAAACAAGAATTTACTAATAAATTGTAATGGAATGCTAAGTTGGAatttccttttctcttcttttcctccCACAAACCCTAGCAGCCGTCTTTATTATTGTCATCAGATTCAGGTGACCTTTCCCGACCTAGCCGCCATCCAACTCTTTCAGTGGCTTGTATAAATTGAGAGAGTTCTAAGCTCCAATTTAAACAACAGATTTGAGGGGTTTCACATTCATTTAAGAAGAAACTATTCGGagaacaaaagagaaaagaacatGGGACATATGAAGTCTTTTGGTGCGTTTTGTCAACAAAGACTAAAGGCACTTTGGATGGTCGATTACTCTAGCTGGTGCgtttaacttctttttttttttaacttaggTTACAGTATCgctataaaatttaatattattttatactaaacacagttaaacaaatttaatattattttacactaAACACAGTTAAACGGACCGCTCATCTAAATTAACCCTAAGCAGATGATAACAAAGATGGTGGAGAAAAGTGTGACGGCCAGGGGTTTATAAAAAAGAACATAAGagaaataagaaatgaaaaACAAGAGTGAGAAAAAGGGACGAATGACAGTGTTGACAGGGAAGGCCACTCGAATCCGGCAACATCTACAATAAAAAGATTAACTGCTAGGGTTTGCGGGAGGAAAAGAAGACAAGAAGATGAAAGAagagattaaagaaaagaagaaaaaagtttGAGAAAAAATGAGTAACTAATTTAATCAATCTCTTTAACAGCAAGAACTCAATTAATAAAGTAGAGGTGAAACGTAAATTACATGGACCGGCATGGTTATTGGGTCAAAATAGTTGCAGGGAGCAACAAAATATAAGCTCCGAGTTTCGCATATTGTGCTGTCACTTataaatcttttttttcatttttgacaTTAATGATGCAACCTAAAAGGGAGCAGTCTGAAGATTACAAAAGAAGCACCAAAGACAACACCTCTACTTAATCATATAACATAAACACACTGCAAGCAaccttttttgttattattacaAGCAGAATGTGAAAATATAAGGTAAATTAATTTCAGTAATAACATAAATCAACCATGGAAAACAGTAGCTTCAATGGTCTTACTGGGGTAGTTCACTGGGGCATCAAACTTGGTGAAAAGTCTATAAGAAGAGACCAGTGATAGCACCGCGTAACAAATGACTGCAACAAACGTGATGACCACGGCTATTGTGGCTTTATGACAGAAACCAGCAAATGTTCCACAAGCTGCACTCCAAGTGATGGCTGAGTCTCCTTTGTTTGCTAAGTAAAGCACCTCGGTTGAAACAGCAGCAGCTCCCAAGATTATGTATGTTAGAATCTGAAATTACTATGATGTTATTAGCTGGTATAAATGGTTGATGATTTGATGTTAATGAAAAAGGAAGTTTAATTAGGTGACCTGATCGAGGAGGAAGAAAGTCCAAGCTCTAGGCATAGTAGAAGGACGAGGCACAGCTGCTATAATAGCTGAAAGAAGGGAATAGCCTGCACAAATACCATTAGCATGCACCAAGTACCTGAAAGCACCAAGATCTGAGTATGAAACGGAGCCAAAGTCATTGGACTGTGAGTTTTTGAGCATGACAACAAGTGCAGCAACCCCTAAAGCCATAGGCACCAACCGCAGCATGGTCTCGGCAGTTCTCATGCTGGTATTCACTTCTTGGTTTTCATTTCTAGATGACCCCATTAAAGCCATTGGAGACCTTGTAGCAGGAGCAGCACCATTACCCTTTTCACTTTTCTCCATTATTCTCAGTTCTTCCCCTTTTTGGTTCTTGTTGCTGGTTTAAGTGGAAAATTATATGTACGTAGGAAAATTATATGTATAGGGGCAAAGCTTGAAAACCATATTAATGGCTGTAGGTAAGGTGGGTGGTGAAGCAATGAATGGCATTCAAAGCATGGAGGCCACACTTTCCTAAGTGCATTAAATAAAACCCACCTTTCTCTTGCTCACATGGTTGGTGTTATTTCATAATCTTCTAGCCATGCTTATTATCTTCCCTTTCTCTCCTCCATCACATTTTCATTAATgcatataaatttcattttacccATTCTCCACTCCACTCTCCCCATTCCATTATCGTGtgtcaattcaaaattttacccATTCTCCACTCCACTCTCCCCATTCCATTATcatatgtcaattcaaacattacatcaattttattaatataaaaatatcatagaggtttttatattaagagttagattacattttacctattgtacattagattaaaaagtaaattaatccattctattaaaaatttcatctatttgtacagtattaaaaattaacatgacTGATGAAATAACCAAATACTGACACCTAATGCTTCATGTGCACCTCATCCTGATGTACATAAACTAGTTTTGAATAacagaaatagatgaaatttttaacaaaatgactaatttgctctCTGATCTAGCATACAAagactaatatttttaatagaggGAACGAAATGCAACCTAACGCTTAGTACAGGACttccataatatttttaccattcTATTAACTCTAATTTTCAAGTCTTTATCAATTGATTGATGAAAgtctcaaaaaaaaatcttatctATTCCAATATTACATTGACgcctctttttcttcttatttggGGCTCTTTAGAAACCTCACATATGAATGCGAAGTAATTCTTGTGGATAACTAAATTTGTTCTGATCCTTAATAGGATCTGTTCTATTCAAAACCAATGGGTTAATGTTTGATGTATTCATGATGAAACATCATTTGTCGATTGAATCTTAGCTTAATTGGTATGGGTATTATTGCCAATGTAGGAGAATGTGAGTTCAAGTATACTAAAGCGCGTTATCCTCCTATCTATGGATTGGGCAGggctatgaataattttaaataaaatctataaaaaaaataatttagcaCTTGAACCTAAGATATCAAAGTGCTTAAAATAtgaagtttattattttaactaaactCTCAttcatattttgtatttttttacccaaaattattttttcacctACATCCGGGGGCAAATCCTAGAGAGTGAGTAGAGACCTTAGccctcaaaaatgaaaaattacaattcaaCTCTCTcataaaatggtgaaattatgtGATAATCAGTGGCAGAGCCAAGGGGAATGGTAAGTGCCCGGTCctcctaaaatgatttttttcatttaggtcttttataatttataaaattttaaattagtaatagtaaaattatactttgccccctccaaaatgataaaattttaatttaatcctttaaaaattataaaaatatagagtattaaaatggtaaaattacattttttactattctaaaaatataaaatttaattcgacCCCCAAAAAAGGATTTTCTAGCTCCGGCACTAATAATAATGCCtacaaaaaatttatatgttaatatacGGTAAAATGTACTTTCATCcccaaaatgagaaaaaatgtttatttcttcaaaaataatgaaattataaattaatacgtgataaaattatattttaatctctcaaaagtttagttctaaaaaaatttagattcgACCCTACCTACATGATGAGCATGCCATAAATCTtgtttgtaataaaataaaattaacgaTGAGTATCCATCAGCTTGAAAGGTTCAATCTTAGGGGGTTTCAATCAAAAATTGACTTCAAGTAGAGTGTTTTTAATGACAAATACTAAAATTCTAGCCACTAAAATATTCACATCAtgtaatcattaaaattttaatttcttttataattttaattatgacgTTAATTATAGTaacatttaaagaaaaacaaaaacttaatacctatattttaaattaaatttaaatagaagtATAGTTAAAGATCTTAATGCAAAAGGAGCTATAATGGGTCAAATTATGGGCCAGAAGCAGCCTAACCCAGACACCATGACATTATTACATTTACCCACAAGCTTCTTCAAGCATTCCAATGTGTAATTGTGACCTTCAATTGTTGGTGGTACAGCTTTCGAGCAATACTAAACAGGCAAAACTTATCCACTGATCCCTTTGTTCTTTTGGTTTATCTGTCTACACAAACCATTATTATTAAGCTCGCTCAATTCAAGATGTCGATCAagctaatttaaatttaataatacttaattggtatgatttatgagttttatcgaactttttattcttaatatatactattgatattttttattattaaattacattattacttttaatatatattgttaattccaaaatttaattactaactTGAGTTTAAGCTTGAATATGTACGAGCTTGATCGAACatgaattcaaatttgatataCGAATTTAATCAAGTTCGAATGATTCTTTTTCAAATTGAGCTtgagcttaaaaataaatatttgatcaaACTCGAACTCTATTTTATCAATATTCAAACTCGGCTCGATTCAGTTACACTCCAAAAAATGCTGTTGTTTGCCTTAGAAATAGAGTTAGGTTTTACAAGCTAAAATTTCCCATTTCCTTGTTCTCCAtggttaatttggtttccaTTCAAGTACTGTGAATGTCAGCTTTTGCCTGCGTTAAGATATATGTCAAGTTACAGGATCGTCCAGTTACAAAGTGAGTTGTGACTGATGGTATTGACAGATTCCAACAAGACTTTCAAAGGCTGAAGCATACATGGATTGGTTTCCTATACTGATTGAGATCTTGTTCTTCAACATTACTCATCTTTCCATATTTCAATCTGTAGACTCCATGTCCCAAAAATTACTGAGATGCAGAACTCAAAACAAAATGGTTTCTATAACTCTTGTCTAGCAACCCTAAATCCCACCAAGAAAATGCTATGCGAACAATCTGACTACTGAATgtttctaaatatataaatcaaattcacTGATATCTCAAAGTTCCATCACACTCTACTAAATGAATTGATACCCATGTTTCAGGACTCATTCATGAATGCTTCATACTTCTTGAATGCTTTAAATTCATGGGATTTAGGCTTAGAATCCTTGAATCTGATGCAAGAATTTAGCCCAAAATATCAACTTTCCACCTAGCCCTTCCTAATGAAATATCCCAAACCACTATCACTTTCTCCCATATCAAACAATCTCATCATACACAAATTTCATACAATTAACATTAAAAGTACTTATTTCAATTACAATAATAACCAAAAAAGTTTCAAACCCAATTctcaaaaagggaaaaaatgaatTCAAAACTCATACAGCAAGTTGAATATCACCCAAATCAAGCTGAGCAGCAATCTCTTCCAATTGCTTCTTAACACTCATATCAATCAATTTAGACCCTGAACTCCCATACCTGATAGTAAACCCAGCTACCAAACTTGGGTCAATCATAGTTTTAATCCTAACATTCTTAGCACCAGTCAGCTTCTGTACCTGTTTAGCAATCTGTGCCAAATGTTGAGACTCCAATTTCACCACTGAACTCACCACCGCCAGCTCTGTGTCCGTCAGCTCATTGTAAACCAACTCGAACTCTTTCACGATTTCTTTGATAAGATCAATCCTCTTGGCATCAACCAGGATGTTCAAAAAATTCGCCGTGTGCGGCTGAAGCTCGGAGGAGCTAACAATCTCATCCAAAACCTGACGTTTTTTGAGGACATCAATGGTGGGGTTGGTGAAGAACTGGAGGACTTGTGGGTCGGAGAAGATTTTCTCGACCTTTTCAACGTCGGAGCTGGTGGCATCAAGGGTGTTGTTGGACTTGGCTACATCGGCTAAAGCGGTGGCGTAGCTGGAAGCGGCGGAGGCTGACATTTTGGCACCGCCATGAAGAGGGCGAGTGGTGGAGAGTTTGAGGGAAGGGAAAGTGGCTGAAAAAGAGAGGTTGAGAGAGGGAAGGGATCTGGGGTGTTGAGAAGATGAAAGAAGCTTGGGTTGAAGAGAGATTGAAGCTTGTTGAAGGGAAGCCATTGATGAAAAGCTTGATGGGTGATGAAAATTTGTGttgagaaatggaaatgaatgaGGAAACTggagaaagaaaaagggtttTGGATTAGTGAAAAAGAAGGGAGGGATGGGTTATCTTGAATTGGAGAAGGAGGGCCACTTACTGGATTGTGGAAGATAACATGGAGACTCCACAAACATTTAGCAGCCTATcaaattcccttttttttttttaatttttaattgataaatattaaaataatactaaatagaaaaacaatgccaaagtggaaaaaagaaaagaaaatgaaagatgtGGTTGTTCAATTGTAATTGAGTGTcctttttctccttggggtttttataaaatatcacaaatattgtccaattttatcaaatatattctTAATTGATAcgaaaaatacatatatttcgTTTATTGTACCTTAACTCGATCGACATTGTTGTTATGAGGATCCTCCAATTTAAGGGTTTGAATTAAAAATGTTGTTGAATTacaaaaacaattgaaattttatataattataaatatttaggaAAATGCATTATTTCTTTTGTAAAGAAAGCAATTATATTAGAACTATTATATGCTTTATTTAAGTTTCATCTAATGACTTGTTTCTTTACTTATGGAATAATACGAGGAAAAATTTAGATTTCGAAATAATGAATCGTTAGTAcaactttaaatttgaaaataaaataaaaattcttgtATAAATAAGAACtcttcaaaataaatagaaaaaggtatcatttttaaaaaaaataattatataaataataaaattatcaattaaattaatttattgttaattcGTACACTAAAATATGGCTGAATACATGGCAAATGAAAGCCCAAATGTTGTGCTAAGTCCATCTCACCCAACTAAAAGGAACAACACCATGAccactaaaaaaaaaaagcaacttGTTTATATAGGCTTATATAAGGCCTTTTTAAGACTCATTTTCGGCtctaaatttcacaaaatcccaCTAAGTCTCCAAAAGCATTAGATGAATAGATAAATAGGGGTGaacaaaattcgattcgattcgaaaaacttgataaaaattttaaattttgaattaaatagttctagttatttgagttaatcaagttttcggatcaactcgaataaaaaaattaagtttttcggtttaactcaaatatgaattacacaattcgagttatctgaaaatccgaataagaaaagataaaactacgtcattttgataaatgtttatccattaagttaaaaggtaaaatcattatattgttcatgtagttaaataatcttgtacttcatctactagttaaataaccGACCTATCTAAACGCAacattaagtataaataataggattcgttaactcgactcg from Gossypium raimondii isolate GPD5lz chromosome 1, ASM2569854v1, whole genome shotgun sequence harbors:
- the LOC105775848 gene encoding CASP-like protein F16; the protein is MEKSEKGNGAAPATRSPMALMGSSRNENQEVNTSMRTAETMLRLVPMALGVAALVVMLKNSQSNDFGSVSYSDLGAFRYLVHANGICAGYSLLSAIIAAVPRPSTMPRAWTFFLLDQILTYIILGAAAVSTEVLYLANKGDSAITWSAACGTFAGFCHKATIAVVITFVAVICYAVLSLVSSYRLFTKFDAPVNYPSKTIEATVFHG
- the LOC105775837 gene encoding ATP synthase subunit delta, chloroplastic → MASLQQASISLQPKLLSSSQHPRSLPSLNLSFSATFPSLKLSTTRPLHGGAKMSASAASSYATALADVAKSNNTLDATSSDVEKVEKIFSDPQVLQFFTNPTIDVLKKRQVLDEIVSSSELQPHTANFLNILVDAKRIDLIKEIVKEFELVYNELTDTELAVVSSVVKLESQHLAQIAKQVQKLTGAKNVRIKTMIDPSLVAGFTIRYGSSGSKLIDMSVKKQLEEIAAQLDLGDIQLAV